One window of the Balaenoptera ricei isolate mBalRic1 chromosome X, mBalRic1.hap2, whole genome shotgun sequence genome contains the following:
- the LOC132357705 gene encoding frataxin, mitochondrial-like codes for MWTLGRRAAASLLPCSAPQGSAQAHARALRPMKDPQLYGCRGLRTGTAAAGTPSQPSLSLCCLNQILNVKKQCVCWMNLRTTGTLGDAGPLDDTTYERLAEETLDSLAGFFEDLADKPYTFEDYDVSFGSGVLTIKLGGDLGTYVINKQTPNKKIWLSSPSSGPKCYDWIGRNWMYSHDGVSLHELLATELTQALKTKLDLSSLAYSGKGTCCPA; via the coding sequence aTGTGGACGCTAGGGCGCCGAGCGGCTGCCAGCCTCTTGCCCTGCTCGGCCCCACAGGGTTCTGCCCAGGCCCACGCCAGGGCCCTGCGGCCAATGAAGGACCCTCAGCTCTATGGCTGCCGGGGCCTGCGCACCGGGACCGCTGCAGCCGGCACACCCAGTCAGCCCAGTCTGAGCCTCTGCTGCCTCAACCAGATCCTAAATGTCAAAAAGCAGTGTGTCTGTTGGATGAATTTGAGGACAACGGGAACTTTGGGTGACGCTGGCCCTCTGGACGATACCACCTATGAAAGACTGGCCGAGGAGACGCTGGACTCCTTAGCAGGGTTTTTTGAAGACCTTGCAGACAAACCTTACACATTTGAAGACTATGATGTCTCCTTTGGGAGTGGTGTTTTAACAATTAAACTGGGTGGAGATCTAGGAACGTACGTGATCAACAAACAGACCCCAAACAAGAAGATCTGGTTATCTTCACCATCCAGTGGCCCCAAGTGTTACGACTGGATTGGGAGAAACTGGATGTACTCCCACGATGGTGTGTCCCTCCACGAGCTGCTGGCCACAGAGCTGACTCAAGCCTTAAAAACCAAATTGGACTTATCTTCTCTGGCCTACTCTGGAAAAGGCACTTGCTGCCCAGCCTAA